Proteins encoded in a region of the Niveispirillum cyanobacteriorum genome:
- a CDS encoding SOS response-associated peptidase produces MEPRIDHSRLAGTLGDLIQQQIDLCMFCQVCDDSRLWAYDWLDRRAPPEMEIAEWSRRYRCPRCGTVGASDSRRVPRSNPNVQHLGWIGAKEGQVCNRYQASIQKLGLSEEIFGFEPWSETSLEIFPDRLAPVVRMEDGIPTWRAMRWGMPPFKDTAHPITNIRNLTSPWWQRWLSPPNRCLVPFERFAEYTADPGPKKDVWFRVTDDRPAAFAGIWTGWEGTRGPKSAPVTGHHDLFGFLTTEPNDLVGGVHPKAMPVILIGQQAMREWLTAPMTAVSDFARPVPDEEMEIIEGVV; encoded by the coding sequence ATGGAGCCGCGCATTGACCACTCCCGGCTGGCGGGGACCCTGGGCGACCTGATCCAGCAGCAAATTGACCTGTGCATGTTCTGCCAGGTCTGCGACGATTCACGCCTTTGGGCCTATGACTGGCTGGACAGGCGGGCGCCGCCCGAAATGGAGATCGCGGAATGGTCCCGGCGATACCGCTGCCCGCGATGTGGTACGGTCGGCGCATCGGATAGCCGGCGCGTGCCGCGCAGCAATCCAAATGTGCAGCATCTTGGCTGGATCGGGGCAAAGGAGGGGCAGGTGTGTAACCGCTATCAGGCGTCGATCCAAAAGCTGGGCCTTTCAGAAGAAATCTTCGGCTTTGAGCCATGGTCTGAAACCAGCCTGGAGATTTTCCCGGACAGGCTGGCCCCGGTTGTACGGATGGAGGATGGCATACCGACCTGGCGGGCCATGCGTTGGGGCATGCCGCCATTCAAGGACACGGCGCACCCCATCACCAATATCCGTAATTTGACCAGCCCCTGGTGGCAACGCTGGCTGTCCCCGCCCAACCGTTGTCTGGTGCCGTTCGAGCGGTTCGCCGAATACACGGCGGACCCCGGCCCCAAGAAAGACGTCTGGTTTCGGGTGACCGATGATCGGCCCGCGGCCTTTGCCGGCATCTGGACAGGATGGGAAGGCACCCGTGGGCCTAAGTCAGCACCCGTCACGGGCCATCATGATCTGTTCGGGTTCCTGACCACCGAACCCAATGATCTGGTCGGCGGTGTCCATCCCAAGGCAATGCCGGTGATCTTGATCGGCCAGCAGGCCATGCGCGAATGGCTGACCGCACCCATGACCGCCGTGTCCGATTTCGCCCGGCCCGTGCCAGATGAGGAAATGGAGATTATCGAGGGTGTGGTTTAG
- a CDS encoding MFS transporter — MQSPHTMSRQDVRTLSLASLGGALEFYDFIIFVYFATVIGQLFFPPELPDWMKQLQTFGVFAAGYLARPLGGIIMAHFGDRMGRKRMFTFSILMMAVSTLGMGLLPTYADIGLAAPVLLLLLRVFQGAAIGGEVPGAWVFVAEHVPAHRIGLACGTVTCGLTLGILLGSLAATGVNTLFTPEQVLDDVWRGPFLLGGVFGLVSVYLRRWLAETPVFRAMQERKQLSEELPLRVVARDHGRGVAISMALTGLLSAGIIVLILMMPSILQKFYGFGAAESLRANSVATLFLSAGCITAGLIVDRIGAARFFLWFSPLLGLSALIMFTLLRADPSWLFPASAMVGLCVGVIGAVPHAMVHVFPGSVRFSGLSTSYNLAYAVFGGLTPIAVTMMLQASPLAPALYVLLFGVVGSVTGLALKRGPHHAV; from the coding sequence ATGCAGTCACCCCACACAATGTCCCGCCAGGATGTGCGCACCCTGTCCCTGGCTTCCCTGGGTGGGGCCCTGGAATTCTATGATTTCATCATCTTCGTCTATTTTGCGACAGTCATCGGGCAGTTGTTCTTTCCGCCCGAACTGCCGGACTGGATGAAGCAGCTGCAGACCTTCGGCGTGTTCGCGGCGGGGTATCTGGCCCGGCCCCTGGGCGGCATCATCATGGCGCATTTCGGCGACCGGATGGGCCGCAAGCGCATGTTCACCTTTTCCATCCTGATGATGGCGGTATCGACCCTGGGCATGGGTCTGTTGCCCACCTATGCCGATATCGGGCTGGCGGCACCCGTTCTCCTGCTGCTGCTGCGCGTCTTCCAGGGGGCCGCAATCGGGGGTGAGGTGCCGGGAGCCTGGGTTTTCGTGGCCGAGCATGTGCCGGCCCACCGCATCGGCCTTGCCTGTGGCACCGTCACCTGCGGCCTGACCTTGGGTATCCTGTTGGGATCGCTGGCGGCCACCGGCGTGAATACGCTGTTCACGCCGGAACAGGTGCTGGACGATGTCTGGCGCGGGCCGTTCCTGCTGGGCGGGGTGTTCGGGCTGGTTTCCGTCTATCTACGGCGCTGGCTGGCGGAGACGCCGGTCTTCCGCGCTATGCAGGAACGCAAGCAACTGTCAGAAGAATTGCCGCTACGGGTGGTGGCGCGGGACCATGGGCGCGGCGTCGCCATTTCCATGGCGCTGACGGGCCTCCTGTCGGCGGGGATCATCGTGCTGATCCTGATGATGCCGTCCATCCTGCAGAAATTCTACGGCTTCGGGGCGGCGGAATCGCTGCGTGCCAATTCGGTGGCGACGCTGTTCCTGTCGGCGGGCTGCATCACTGCCGGCCTGATCGTGGACCGGATCGGGGCCGCCCGGTTTTTCTTGTGGTTCAGTCCGCTGCTGGGTCTGTCGGCCCTGATCATGTTCACCTTGCTGCGGGCCGATCCGTCCTGGCTGTTCCCCGCATCTGCCATGGTGGGCCTTTGCGTGGGCGTGATTGGGGCGGTGCCGCATGCCATGGTGCATGTCTTTCCAGGCTCCGTGCGGTTCAGCGGCCTGTCCACCTCCTATAATCTGGCCTATGCTGTGTTCGGCGGCCTGACACCGATCGCCGTCACCATGATGTTGCAGGCAAGCCCGCTGGCCCCGGCGCTCTATGTCCTGCTGTTCGGGGTGGTGGGCAGCGTCACCGGCTTGGCCCTGAAACGCGGGCCGCACCACGCGGTGTAA
- a CDS encoding glycoside hydrolase family 19 protein, which translates to MITPALLSALAPSTRPAIVAPFAPALETACTRFGVDTPSRKAMFLAQVAHECAGFSMLSESLNYAAEKLVPKFGARRISEVDAQRLGRRDGQPADPAGIANIVYGGEWGRLHLGNTQPGDGWLYRGRGLIQLTGRSAYQRAGQALGLDLIGNPDLLLTPGPAALSAGWFWDWKDCNGPADAGQISECTRRINGGQNGIDDRRALWVLACKLLGV; encoded by the coding sequence ATGATCACACCAGCCCTGTTATCGGCGCTGGCGCCTTCGACGCGCCCGGCCATCGTCGCGCCGTTCGCGCCCGCGCTGGAGACGGCATGCACGCGGTTTGGGGTCGACACGCCCAGCCGCAAGGCCATGTTCCTGGCCCAGGTCGCGCATGAATGTGCGGGCTTCTCCATGCTGTCGGAGAGCCTGAACTACGCCGCTGAAAAGCTGGTGCCGAAGTTCGGCGCGCGTCGGATCAGCGAGGTGGATGCCCAGCGGCTTGGCCGGCGCGACGGGCAGCCGGCGGACCCCGCCGGCATCGCCAATATTGTCTATGGCGGGGAGTGGGGGCGCCTGCATCTGGGCAATACCCAGCCGGGCGATGGCTGGCTTTATCGGGGTCGGGGCCTGATCCAACTGACGGGCCGCTCCGCCTATCAACGGGCGGGCCAAGCCCTGGGCCTGGATCTGATCGGCAATCCCGACCTGTTGCTGACGCCGGGGCCGGCGGCCCTGTCGGCGGGATGGTTCTGGGACTGGAAAGACTGCAATGGGCCTGCCGATGCTGGCCAAATCTCCGAATGCACGCGCCGCATCAATGGCGGGCAGAACGGGATCGATGATCGTCGCGCCCTGTGGGTGCTGGCCTGCAAGCTGCTGGGGGTGTGA
- a CDS encoding 3TM-type holin, translating to MLGKIVQGLIGGGAQAVANAITPFTGDKVQDETSRHGEMLARFQQYGGEFSDRQNRTWWDSFIDGLNRLPRPAMALGVIAIFVWASADPVGFAAAAQAWALIPDEMWIVLGAIVTFFFGDRTLLAARRGRGPTVDQVRAVMATRAEIQAMQPAPPSPPTPPPVPMDEARYQAEMVDDGKPLSDEAIREWNRRQKIK from the coding sequence ATGCTGGGCAAGATCGTGCAAGGCCTGATCGGCGGCGGGGCGCAGGCGGTGGCCAACGCCATCACGCCGTTCACGGGCGACAAGGTCCAGGACGAAACCAGCCGGCATGGCGAAATGCTGGCCCGGTTTCAGCAGTACGGGGGTGAGTTCTCTGACCGGCAGAACCGAACCTGGTGGGACAGCTTCATTGATGGGTTGAACCGGCTGCCCCGGCCTGCCATGGCATTGGGGGTGATTGCCATTTTCGTCTGGGCATCGGCGGACCCGGTTGGATTCGCGGCGGCGGCCCAGGCCTGGGCCTTGATCCCCGATGAGATGTGGATCGTGCTGGGCGCCATCGTGACGTTCTTTTTCGGCGACCGAACCTTGCTGGCGGCGCGGCGGGGCAGGGGGCCGACCGTGGATCAGGTCCGCGCGGTCATGGCCACCCGCGCCGAAATCCAGGCGATGCAGCCGGCCCCGCCGTCGCCACCCACGCCACCACCGGTGCCGATGGATGAAGCGCGGTATCAGGCGGAGATGGTCGACGACGGCAAGCCTCTGTCCGATGAGGCGATACGGGAATGGAACCGGCGGCAGAAGATTAAGTGA
- a CDS encoding MFS transporter, which produces MQASEKAVAVTPSDTRPATTARFPLSNRQIWNMCAGLFGVQIVWGLHNVNTSRIFQALGVDIADLPILWIAAPIAGLLVQPIVGYLSDRTRSPLGRRRPYLIAGGLLSALALCIMPNAGTLWACSATLWLLTAAINIAMEPFRALVADRLPDDQRTKGFAVQVFFIGAGAVFASILPWLMAHRFGVNLAADGQALPPSVRAAFYVGAGCLLLAVLWTVVTTAEPEVVGFAASPEPERVAKAGGLGLLRSGALWALGGAGLTSFALGTGQEREIHLIAIIAIGFGLAQVAAAILRGRGAASLGMLEIVEDILHMPRLLKRLAIVQFFTWFGLFAMWIYTVPAVAARHFGSGDATSAAYNQGADWVGVLFAGYNGVAALAALVLPAVAARVGRRACHAVCLLLGALGLAGFAWVDDPVWLWLPSVAIGCAWAAILSIPYALLAGAVPARKAGVYMGIHNIFLVLPQLVAATILGPLVGNMLGGHAIHALTLAAVSLAIAALCMVFVPRE; this is translated from the coding sequence TTGCAAGCAAGTGAAAAGGCGGTGGCGGTGACGCCATCCGATACCCGTCCCGCGACTACCGCCCGCTTCCCGCTTTCCAACCGCCAGATCTGGAACATGTGCGCCGGCCTGTTCGGCGTGCAGATCGTCTGGGGCCTTCACAATGTCAATACCAGCCGCATCTTCCAGGCCCTGGGCGTCGATATTGCCGACCTGCCCATCCTGTGGATCGCGGCGCCCATCGCGGGGCTGCTGGTACAGCCCATCGTGGGGTACCTGTCGGACCGGACACGGTCGCCGCTGGGCCGGCGGCGGCCTTATCTGATTGCCGGTGGCCTGCTGTCGGCCCTGGCCTTGTGCATCATGCCCAATGCGGGGACCCTGTGGGCCTGTTCGGCGACCTTATGGCTGCTGACCGCTGCCATCAATATCGCCATGGAGCCGTTTCGCGCCCTGGTGGCCGACCGGCTGCCCGACGATCAGCGCACCAAGGGATTCGCGGTGCAGGTGTTTTTCATCGGCGCAGGGGCTGTCTTCGCCTCCATCCTGCCCTGGCTTATGGCCCATCGGTTTGGCGTCAATCTGGCGGCTGATGGTCAGGCCCTGCCACCATCGGTGCGGGCCGCCTTCTATGTCGGGGCTGGGTGTCTGCTGCTGGCGGTGCTGTGGACCGTGGTGACGACGGCAGAGCCGGAGGTTGTGGGTTTCGCGGCCAGTCCGGAGCCGGAGCGGGTGGCGAAAGCAGGGGGTCTGGGGCTTCTGCGCAGTGGGGCGCTGTGGGCGCTGGGCGGGGCAGGGTTAACCAGTTTCGCGCTGGGCACGGGTCAGGAACGGGAAATCCACCTGATTGCCATCATCGCCATTGGCTTCGGTCTGGCGCAGGTGGCTGCCGCCATCCTGCGTGGGCGCGGCGCGGCGTCGCTGGGTATGCTGGAGATCGTGGAAGATATCCTGCATATGCCGCGCCTGCTGAAACGGCTGGCCATTGTGCAGTTCTTCACATGGTTCGGGCTGTTCGCCATGTGGATCTATACAGTTCCCGCCGTCGCGGCCCGGCATTTCGGCAGCGGCGATGCCACCTCCGCTGCCTATAATCAGGGGGCGGACTGGGTCGGCGTGCTGTTCGCCGGGTATAATGGCGTGGCGGCGTTGGCCGCCCTGGTGCTGCCGGCGGTGGCGGCGCGGGTGGGGCGGCGGGCCTGTCATGCCGTCTGCCTTCTTCTGGGTGCGCTGGGCCTGGCCGGATTCGCGTGGGTGGATGATCCGGTCTGGCTGTGGCTGCCGTCGGTCGCCATCGGCTGTGCCTGGGCGGCGATCCTGTCCATTCCCTATGCCCTGCTGGCCGGGGCCGTGCCGGCGCGAAAGGCCGGGGTCTATATGGGCATCCACAATATCTTTTTGGTTCTGCCGCAACTGGTGGCCGCCACGATCCTGGGGCCGCTGGTGGGCAACATGCTCGGTGGCCACGCGATCCATGCCCTGACCCTGGCGGCTGTGTCCCTGGCTATCGCTGCCCTCTGCATGGTTTTCGTCCCAAGGGAATGA
- a CDS encoding substrate-binding domain-containing protein — protein sequence MAVSSNSKTTLEDLAKLAGVSVATVSRALNDHPTISTRTKQRIWALAREHDYPFRHYMPASPIGAEGSIVIVTPFVHGRALPLSHPFFLELLANIGEAARARDCDFTVSHVAPAGYDDLVATVTTSRASGVIFLGQGTLHEAFNRLAATPARFAVWGAQLPGQDYCTIGSDNLQGGRRATLHLARLGRQRILFIGGNDPEAMQRRRGYWDALAESNLTADPKLNIAAEFELESAEAAIGRLLRSGVKFDGVVAASDLIALGAMRALRRAGLSVPRDVSVVGYDDMLLARLSTPALTTIRQDTAEAGRKLVSQILDPLTDHRPEQLPTELIVRESCGA from the coding sequence ATGGCCGTGTCCAGCAACTCCAAAACCACGCTTGAGGATCTGGCGAAGCTGGCAGGCGTGTCGGTGGCCACCGTTTCGCGCGCGCTGAACGACCATCCCACCATCAGCACGCGCACCAAGCAGCGTATCTGGGCGCTGGCGCGCGAGCATGATTACCCGTTCCGCCACTACATGCCGGCCAGCCCCATTGGGGCGGAGGGGTCGATTGTCATCGTCACCCCCTTCGTCCATGGCCGCGCCCTGCCTTTGTCGCACCCGTTCTTCCTGGAACTGCTGGCCAATATCGGTGAGGCGGCGCGCGCGCGGGATTGCGATTTTACCGTCAGCCATGTCGCCCCCGCCGGTTATGACGACCTTGTCGCCACCGTCACCACCAGCCGGGCCAGCGGCGTGATCTTCCTAGGTCAAGGCACCCTGCATGAGGCGTTCAACCGCCTGGCCGCCACGCCCGCCCGCTTCGCCGTCTGGGGCGCGCAGCTGCCGGGGCAGGACTACTGCACCATCGGGTCAGATAACCTGCAAGGCGGCCGCCGCGCGACCCTGCATCTGGCCCGCCTGGGCCGTCAGCGCATCCTGTTCATCGGCGGCAACGACCCGGAGGCGATGCAGCGCCGCCGCGGCTATTGGGATGCGCTGGCCGAAAGCAATCTGACCGCCGATCCCAAACTGAACATCGCGGCGGAGTTTGAGCTGGAATCGGCGGAGGCCGCCATCGGCCGCCTGCTGCGCAGCGGCGTGAAGTTCGACGGGGTGGTCGCCGCGTCGGACCTGATTGCGCTGGGCGCCATGCGGGCCCTGCGCCGCGCCGGCCTGTCGGTGCCGCGTGATGTCTCCGTGGTCGGCTATGACGACATGCTGCTGGCCCGGCTTTCCACCCCCGCACTGACCACCATCCGCCAGGACACGGCGGAGGCGGGGCGCAAACTGGTCTCCCAGATCCTGGACCCCCTGACCGACCACCGGCCGGAACAGCTTCCCACGGAGCTGATCGTGCGGGAAAGCTGCGGCGCTTAG
- a CDS encoding group III truncated hemoglobin — MDDHALAQLVRAFYARVRQDPELGPWFNNAIGDWDHHEALLTDFWTSVMLGSGRYKGNPMAAHLRHRAAMTPDRFDRWLSLWQETAEATLTAADAAAVRATAGRIARSLQLGIQSIAA; from the coding sequence ATGGACGATCACGCTTTGGCCCAACTGGTGCGCGCCTTCTATGCCAGGGTGCGCCAGGACCCGGAACTGGGGCCCTGGTTCAACAATGCCATCGGCGATTGGGACCATCATGAGGCGCTGCTGACGGATTTCTGGACATCGGTGATGCTGGGCAGCGGACGGTACAAGGGCAATCCGATGGCGGCCCATCTGCGCCACCGCGCCGCCATGACGCCTGATCGCTTCGACCGCTGGCTGTCGCTGTGGCAGGAAACGGCGGAAGCGACGTTGACGGCAGCGGATGCGGCGGCGGTGCGTGCCACGGCCGGGCGCATTGCGCGCAGCCTGCAACTGGGCATACAGTCTATCGCCGCCTGA
- a CDS encoding GDP-mannose 4,6-dehydratase yields the protein MGEERGKGRRALITGITSQDGAYLASLLLEKGYQVTGTLRPGGTSLAQAWRLREMGLLGRVTTVTVDLTDGRAVSWLLDDHVPDEIYHLAAHSSVHSSFHIPAETFASNAVATTNLLETVRTRCPDTRFYHASTSEMFGEAPEVPQTETTLFRPRSPYAVAKVAAHQMTTLYRIAYGLFCVNGILFNHESPLRGPEFVTAKIVRSLTRWRAGEQASPMALGRLDARRDWGFAGDYVQGMWSMLQADQADDYLLSTGRTWSVRDFVSLTAQALDIRLHWQGTGARETAIDLDSGRICVAVDPGLFRPAEVGELRGDSRKARERLGWSPTVELPAIIAMMVKAEQARQAQTPNAVRE from the coding sequence ATGGGTGAGGAGCGGGGTAAGGGCCGGCGGGCGTTGATCACAGGCATCACCAGCCAGGATGGTGCCTATCTGGCATCGCTTCTGCTGGAGAAAGGGTATCAGGTGACCGGCACCCTGCGTCCCGGCGGCACGTCGCTGGCGCAGGCCTGGCGGCTGCGGGAGATGGGGTTGCTGGGCCGGGTGACGACGGTTACCGTTGATCTGACCGATGGACGGGCGGTTTCGTGGCTTCTGGATGATCATGTGCCGGACGAGATCTACCATCTCGCTGCGCACAGTTCCGTCCATTCATCCTTCCATATCCCGGCGGAAACCTTCGCCAGCAATGCGGTTGCCACGACCAACTTGCTGGAGACGGTCCGTACTCGCTGCCCGGATACGCGCTTCTACCACGCGTCCACCTCGGAAATGTTCGGTGAGGCGCCAGAGGTGCCACAGACGGAGACGACACTGTTCCGACCCCGCAGCCCCTACGCCGTGGCGAAGGTGGCGGCGCACCAGATGACGACGCTGTATCGCATCGCCTATGGCCTGTTCTGCGTCAACGGCATCTTGTTCAATCACGAATCGCCGCTGCGCGGTCCGGAATTCGTGACCGCCAAGATCGTGCGCAGCCTGACCCGCTGGCGGGCGGGGGAGCAGGCGTCACCCATGGCGCTGGGGCGGCTGGATGCGCGGCGCGACTGGGGCTTTGCCGGCGACTATGTGCAGGGCATGTGGTCGATGCTCCAGGCCGACCAGGCCGACGATTATCTTCTGTCCACGGGACGGACCTGGAGCGTTCGCGACTTCGTTTCGCTGACGGCGCAAGCCCTGGATATCCGCCTGCACTGGCAGGGGACGGGGGCGCGGGAAACCGCGATCGATCTGGACAGCGGGCGCATCTGCGTCGCGGTCGATCCTGGCCTCTTCCGACCGGCGGAGGTGGGAGAACTCCGCGGTGACAGCCGCAAGGCGCGTGAACGCCTGGGCTGGTCACCGACGGTCGAACTTCCCGCAATCATCGCCATGATGGTGAAAGCTGAACAGGCCCGTCAGGCCCAAACACCAAATGCCGTTAGGGAATGA
- a CDS encoding tetratricopeptide repeat protein, with product MNVQHQSSTAIAELQAAIALHDAGRLAEAETAYRSVLDRAPGHGDALNRLGVLHLQRGEYAAAASIMEAAVKAVPDDPVRHSNLASALRRLNRLPDALNACLQALRLAPDFADGLVNLVNILDHMQRPGDAVAAQQQLIALRPYSAEARLQLGRLLILDNKPEAAIEAMYELLAMQPLSVHAYTNMGVALRRLGRLDDAATAYRTALGFAPDDPGLLSNLGIVLQDQDRYTEAIECFRRAIAKQPDSATAHLNLSIAYREEMLIEQSVSSARATLQHDPALAAGHTSLAMGLLMQGKYEEGLAEYEWRSRMPDFPSPRRDFASPAWDGSDMAGRTLLVHDEQGVGDALQFVRYIPVLRERGVNVVLECNSQLVRLLGGVPGLGPVIGRFQPLPPHDAHVSLLSLPHLLGARIDNVPAAPYLAAEPELQAQWADKLSRYQGLKVGMVWAGNPEFKADRLRSPGLAAVRPLLEAGGVSFFGLQKGPGRKDLETAGPLPGNFVDLGPEIGDFADTAAIMANLDLIITSCTGPAHLAGGLGRPTFTLLPFSPDWRWLEKGEDTFWYPSMRLFRQERRGEWAPVVRRVADALAALVARSKLT from the coding sequence ATGAATGTGCAGCATCAGTCATCGACCGCCATTGCTGAGCTTCAAGCGGCCATCGCCCTGCATGATGCCGGTCGTCTGGCGGAGGCGGAGACCGCATACCGGTCGGTTCTGGATCGCGCACCCGGCCATGGCGATGCCTTGAACCGGCTCGGCGTGCTGCATCTTCAACGGGGGGAATATGCAGCAGCGGCCTCCATTATGGAGGCGGCGGTGAAGGCGGTGCCGGATGATCCCGTCCGCCATTCCAATCTGGCCAGTGCGCTGCGTCGCCTGAACCGGCTGCCTGATGCGCTGAACGCCTGTCTCCAGGCCCTGCGCCTGGCGCCCGACTTCGCCGATGGTCTCGTCAACCTCGTCAATATTCTGGACCATATGCAGCGACCGGGCGATGCGGTGGCGGCGCAGCAGCAACTGATCGCATTGCGCCCTTATTCAGCGGAGGCGCGGTTGCAGCTGGGACGGCTGCTGATCCTGGACAACAAGCCGGAGGCCGCCATTGAGGCGATGTACGAGCTGTTGGCTATGCAGCCACTATCCGTCCATGCCTACACCAATATGGGCGTCGCCCTGCGGCGGTTGGGCCGCCTTGATGACGCTGCAACAGCCTACCGCACTGCCTTGGGCTTTGCGCCCGACGATCCCGGCCTGCTCAGCAACCTGGGGATCGTGCTGCAGGATCAGGATCGTTACACGGAGGCCATAGAGTGCTTCCGGCGCGCCATTGCGAAGCAGCCCGACAGCGCCACGGCGCATCTGAACCTTTCCATCGCCTATCGCGAAGAAATGCTGATCGAACAATCGGTCAGCAGTGCCAGGGCCACTCTACAGCATGATCCGGCCCTTGCTGCCGGCCACACGTCGCTGGCCATGGGCCTGCTGATGCAGGGCAAATATGAGGAAGGGCTGGCCGAGTACGAGTGGCGCTCTCGCATGCCGGACTTCCCATCGCCCCGTCGGGATTTCGCATCACCTGCTTGGGATGGGTCAGACATGGCGGGCCGTACCTTGCTGGTGCATGACGAGCAAGGGGTAGGCGATGCGCTGCAGTTCGTCCGGTACATCCCGGTGCTGCGCGAACGCGGTGTCAATGTCGTACTGGAATGCAACAGCCAGCTGGTCCGCCTGCTCGGCGGCGTTCCAGGTCTTGGCCCCGTGATCGGGCGGTTTCAGCCGTTGCCCCCGCACGATGCCCATGTATCGCTTTTGTCATTGCCGCACCTGCTTGGGGCCCGTATCGACAATGTGCCTGCTGCCCCCTATCTGGCGGCGGAGCCTGAACTTCAGGCGCAATGGGCAGACAAACTGTCTCGATACCAGGGTTTGAAGGTGGGCATGGTCTGGGCCGGCAACCCGGAATTCAAGGCCGACCGCTTGCGCTCCCCCGGTCTGGCGGCGGTGCGCCCGTTACTGGAGGCGGGGGGCGTGTCCTTCTTCGGCCTGCAAAAGGGACCGGGTCGCAAGGATCTGGAAACCGCCGGGCCATTGCCTGGGAATTTTGTCGATCTGGGGCCGGAGATCGGGGATTTCGCCGACACCGCCGCCATCATGGCCAACCTGGACCTGATCATCACCTCCTGCACGGGGCCGGCGCATCTGGCGGGCGGGCTCGGGCGGCCCACCTTCACCTTGCTGCCCTTCTCCCCTGACTGGCGCTGGCTGGAAAAGGGGGAGGATACGTTTTGGTATCCGTCCATGCGGCTTTTCCGGCAGGAAAGGCGGGGCGAATGGGCGCCCGTCGTCCGGCGGGTGGCGGACGCCCTGGCCGCGTTGGTTGCCCGGTCAAAGCTCACGTGA